A region from the Pseudomonas sp. KU26590 genome encodes:
- a CDS encoding SdiA-regulated domain-containing protein, with translation MAYRESRLRFRWWWLLIAALVILSGLSYAWHWDDRGLLWLRERNVTPAERAAGIWLPDYKVDIDAKPLAGMEKDEASDLSYDPATKTLYSVMGKNPFLSEITLTGDVIRKIPLVGWANPEGVAVLGNGLIAIVDERQHLMTIVHVTPETKTLNIADFPKYDLGPSKDQNKAFEGIAWDPRDQQFLFGEERPPALYSWKADGSSEVKGEKRKLINDNLIVRNLSSLYADQKTGHLLVLSAESHMLLELDGKGNQVSFMTLLRGFNGLSETIPRAEGVAMDENGTIYMVSEPNLFYAFKRQ, from the coding sequence ATGGCATACCGCGAAAGCCGTCTGCGTTTCCGTTGGTGGTGGCTGCTCATTGCAGCGCTGGTGATTCTGTCCGGTCTGTCTTACGCCTGGCACTGGGACGATCGCGGCCTGTTGTGGCTGCGCGAGCGCAACGTCACGCCGGCCGAGCGCGCGGCGGGTATCTGGCTGCCGGATTACAAGGTCGACATCGACGCCAAGCCGCTGGCCGGCATGGAAAAGGACGAGGCCTCGGACCTGTCTTACGATCCGGCGACTAAAACCCTGTATTCGGTGATGGGCAAAAACCCCTTTCTTTCCGAGATCACGCTGACGGGCGACGTCATTCGCAAGATCCCGCTGGTAGGCTGGGCCAACCCCGAGGGCGTCGCCGTTCTGGGCAACGGTCTGATCGCCATCGTCGATGAGCGTCAGCACCTGATGACCATCGTCCACGTCACCCCTGAAACCAAAACCCTCAACATCGCCGACTTCCCCAAGTACGACCTGGGACCCTCGAAGGATCAGAACAAAGCCTTCGAAGGCATCGCCTGGGACCCGCGAGATCAGCAGTTCCTGTTTGGCGAAGAGCGCCCACCCGCGCTGTACAGCTGGAAGGCCGACGGCAGCAGCGAAGTGAAGGGCGAGAAGCGCAAGCTGATCAACGACAACCTGATCGTGCGCAACCTGTCGTCCCTGTATGCGGACCAGAAGACCGGGCATTTGCTGGTATTGTCTGCCGAATCCCACATGCTGCTGGAGCTGGACGGCAAGGGAAATCAGGTCAGCTTCATGACGCTGCTGCGCGGTTTCAATGGTCTGAGCGAGACCATCCCGCGCGCCGAAGGGGTGGCGATGGACGAGAACGGCACCATTTACATGGTCAGCGAGCCCAACCTGTTTTACGCCTTCAAGCGGCAATAA
- the ptsP gene encoding phosphoenolpyruvate--protein phosphotransferase yields the protein MLNTLRKIVQEVNSAKDLKAALGIIVLRVKEAMHSQVCSVYLLDTETNRFVLMATEGLNKRSIGKVSMAPNEGLVGLVGTREEPLNLENAADHPRYRYFAETGEERYASFLGAPIIHHRRVVGVLVIQQKERRQFDEGEEAFLVTMSAQLAGVIAHAEATGSIRGLGRQGKGIQEARFVGVPGSPGAAVGTALVMLPPADLEVVPDKTVTDITAELKLFQTALEGVRSDMRTLSAKLATQLRPEERALFDVYLMMLDDASLGSEVTNVIKTGQWAQGALRSVVNEHVKRFELMDDAYLRERASDVKDLGRRLLAYLQEARQQTLVYPDNTILVSEELSPAMLGEVPEGKLVGLISVLGSGNSHVAILARAMGIPTVMGVVDLPYSKVDGIQLIVDGYHGEVFTNPSEILIKQYSVVVEEERQLSQGLDALRELPCVTLDGHRMPLWVNTGLLADVARAQQRGAEGVGLYRTEVPFMIQQRFPSEKEQLAIYREQLAAFHPLPVTMRTLDIGGDKSLSYFPIKEDNPFLGWRGIRVTLDHPEIFLVQTRAMLKASEGLNNLRILLPMISGTHETEEALHLIHRAWGEVRDEGTDVPMPPVGVMIEIPAAVYQTRELARQVDFLSVGSNDLTQYLLAVDRNNPRVADLYDYLHPAVLQALQSVVRDAHAEGKPVSICGEMAGDPAAAVLLMAMGFDSLSMNATNLPKVKWMLRQINLSMAKDLLAQLMKNDNPQVISSSLQLALRNLGLSRMINPGSVKGH from the coding sequence ATGCTCAATACGCTGCGCAAGATCGTCCAGGAAGTTAACTCCGCCAAGGATCTCAAGGCGGCGTTGGGCATTATTGTGTTGCGCGTAAAAGAGGCCATGCACAGCCAGGTGTGCTCGGTCTATCTGCTCGACACCGAAACGAACCGCTTCGTACTGATGGCCACCGAAGGCCTGAACAAGCGCTCGATCGGCAAGGTGAGCATGGCCCCGAACGAGGGGCTCGTGGGCCTGGTCGGTACGCGTGAAGAACCGCTGAACCTCGAAAACGCCGCCGATCACCCCCGCTATCGCTACTTTGCTGAGACCGGCGAAGAGCGCTACGCGTCTTTTCTCGGTGCGCCGATCATCCACCACCGCAGGGTTGTTGGCGTTCTGGTCATCCAGCAAAAGGAGCGGCGTCAGTTCGACGAGGGCGAAGAAGCCTTCCTGGTGACGATGAGCGCGCAACTCGCGGGCGTAATCGCTCATGCCGAAGCCACCGGCTCCATCCGCGGGCTGGGCCGGCAGGGCAAGGGCATTCAGGAAGCCCGATTCGTCGGCGTGCCGGGTTCACCGGGTGCTGCCGTCGGTACCGCGCTGGTGATGCTGCCGCCGGCCGACCTCGAAGTCGTGCCGGACAAGACCGTCACGGACATCACCGCTGAACTGAAATTGTTCCAGACCGCGCTTGAAGGCGTTCGCAGTGACATGCGCACCCTTTCGGCGAAGTTGGCGACTCAATTGCGCCCTGAAGAGCGCGCTTTGTTCGACGTTTACTTGATGATGCTCGACGATGCGTCGTTGGGCAGCGAAGTCACCAACGTCATCAAGACCGGCCAGTGGGCCCAGGGCGCGTTGCGCTCTGTGGTCAACGAGCACGTCAAACGCTTCGAGCTGATGGACGACGCCTACCTGCGCGAGCGCGCATCGGACGTCAAAGACCTCGGTCGCCGTCTGCTCGCCTACCTTCAGGAGGCGCGCCAGCAAACGCTGGTCTACCCCGACAACACCATTCTGGTCAGCGAAGAGCTGTCGCCTGCCATGCTCGGCGAGGTGCCGGAAGGCAAGTTGGTGGGGCTGATTTCGGTACTCGGCTCGGGTAACTCCCACGTTGCCATTCTGGCCCGCGCCATGGGCATTCCCACGGTCATGGGCGTGGTGGACCTGCCGTACTCGAAAGTCGACGGCATCCAGCTGATCGTCGACGGCTACCACGGCGAAGTCTTCACCAACCCGTCAGAGATCCTGATCAAGCAGTATTCCGTCGTCGTCGAAGAGGAGCGTCAGCTCTCTCAAGGCCTCGACGCGCTGCGTGAATTGCCCTGCGTGACCCTCGACGGCCACCGCATGCCGCTGTGGGTCAACACCGGTCTGCTGGCAGACGTGGCCCGCGCGCAACAGCGTGGCGCGGAAGGCGTTGGCCTGTACCGCACCGAAGTGCCGTTCATGATTCAGCAGCGGTTCCCGAGCGAGAAAGAACAGCTCGCCATCTACCGTGAGCAATTGGCGGCGTTCCATCCGCTGCCGGTAACGATGCGAACCCTGGACATCGGTGGCGACAAGTCGCTTTCGTACTTCCCGATCAAGGAAGACAACCCGTTCCTCGGCTGGCGCGGCATTCGCGTCACGCTGGACCACCCGGAAATCTTCCTGGTGCAGACCCGCGCCATGCTCAAGGCCAGCGAAGGCTTGAACAACCTGCGGATTCTGCTGCCGATGATTTCCGGCACCCACGAGACCGAAGAGGCGCTGCACCTGATCCACCGAGCGTGGGGCGAAGTGCGCGATGAAGGCACCGATGTGCCGATGCCGCCGGTGGGCGTGATGATCGAAATACCTGCTGCGGTCTATCAGACCCGTGAGCTGGCGCGTCAGGTGGATTTCCTGTCGGTCGGTTCCAACGACCTCACTCAATATTTGCTGGCGGTCGACCGTAATAACCCGCGCGTGGCGGATTTGTACGATTACCTCCACCCGGCGGTGCTCCAGGCCCTGCAGAGCGTGGTGCGCGATGCCCACGCCGAAGGCAAGCCGGTGAGCATCTGCGGCGAAATGGCCGGTGATCCTGCGGCGGCGGTGCTGCTGATGGCGATGGGCTTCGACAGCCTGTCGATGAACGCCACCAACTTGCCGAAAGTGAAGTGGATGCTGCGTCAGATCAACCTGAGCATGGCCAAGGACCTGTTGGCCCAGTTGATGAAGAACGACAACCCGCAAGTCATCAGCAGCTCGTTACAACTGGCGCTGAGAAATCTGGGCCTGTCGCGGATGATCAATCCGGGGTCTGTGAAGGGGCATTGA
- the ilvA gene encoding threonine ammonia-lyase, biosynthetic, which produces MIEHYVKKILNSRVYDVAVETPLHAARQLSARLGNNVLLKREDLQPVYSFKIRGAYNKLAQLSPEELARGVVTASAGNHAQGLALAAKTLNVAATIVMPKTTPEIKVEGVRSRGGKVVLHGDSFPEALAYSLKLVEEHGYVYVHPYDDPDTIAGQGTVAMEILRQHQGPLDAIFVPVGGGGLIAGIAAYVKYLRPEIKVIGVEPDDSNCLQQAMAYGERVILQQVGLFADGVAVAQIGQYTFEICKDYVDEVITVSTDEICAAIKDIYDDTRSITEPSGALGVAGIKKYTEQYEVTGQTFVAIDSGANVNFDRLRHVAERAELGEGREAIIAVTIPEQAGSFKAFCEAIGKRQITEFNYRYHTDREAHIFVGVQTHPDTDPRKALIASLTEQGFPVLDLTDNELAKLHLRHMVGGHSERVSDEVVLRFEFPERPGALFNFLNKLGGKWNISMFHYRNHGAADGRVVAGLVVPEDERHLVPQALAEIGYPYWDETKNPAYKLFLG; this is translated from the coding sequence ATGATCGAGCACTACGTCAAAAAGATCCTCAACTCCCGCGTCTACGACGTCGCCGTGGAAACCCCGCTGCACGCCGCGCGCCAGCTGTCGGCGCGCCTGGGCAATAACGTCCTGCTCAAACGCGAAGACTTGCAGCCGGTGTACTCCTTCAAGATTCGTGGCGCCTACAACAAGCTGGCGCAGCTGAGCCCGGAAGAACTGGCGCGGGGCGTGGTGACGGCGTCGGCGGGTAATCATGCCCAGGGCCTGGCGCTGGCGGCGAAGACGCTGAATGTAGCAGCGACCATCGTGATGCCGAAGACCACCCCGGAGATCAAGGTCGAAGGCGTGCGCTCCCGGGGCGGAAAGGTCGTACTGCATGGCGACTCGTTTCCCGAAGCCTTGGCGTATTCGCTGAAGCTGGTGGAGGAACACGGCTACGTGTACGTCCACCCCTACGACGACCCTGACACCATTGCCGGGCAAGGCACGGTGGCGATGGAAATCCTGCGTCAGCATCAGGGCCCACTGGACGCGATCTTCGTCCCGGTCGGTGGTGGTGGGCTGATTGCCGGCATCGCGGCGTACGTGAAATACCTGCGCCCGGAGATCAAGGTGATAGGCGTCGAGCCGGATGACTCCAACTGCCTGCAACAGGCGATGGCCTATGGCGAGCGCGTGATCCTTCAACAGGTCGGGCTGTTTGCCGATGGCGTGGCCGTGGCGCAGATCGGTCAGTACACCTTCGAGATCTGCAAGGATTACGTCGACGAGGTGATCACCGTCAGCACCGATGAAATCTGCGCGGCGATCAAGGACATCTACGACGATACCCGCTCGATCACTGAGCCCTCCGGCGCCCTGGGCGTCGCCGGGATCAAGAAGTACACCGAGCAGTACGAAGTCACCGGGCAGACGTTTGTGGCCATCGACTCCGGCGCCAACGTGAATTTCGACCGTCTGCGCCATGTCGCCGAACGCGCCGAACTGGGCGAAGGCCGCGAAGCAATCATTGCCGTGACCATTCCGGAACAGGCGGGCAGCTTCAAGGCGTTCTGCGAAGCGATTGGTAAACGGCAGATCACCGAATTCAACTACCGCTACCACACCGACCGCGAGGCGCACATCTTCGTCGGCGTGCAGACCCACCCCGACACCGACCCTCGCAAAGCCCTGATCGCGAGCCTGACGGAGCAGGGCTTCCCGGTGCTGGACCTCACCGATAACGAGCTGGCCAAACTGCACCTGCGGCACATGGTCGGCGGGCATTCGGAGCGGGTGAGCGACGAAGTGGTGCTGCGTTTCGAATTCCCCGAGCGGCCAGGCGCGCTGTTCAACTTCCTGAACAAGCTGGGCGGGAAGTGGAATATCTCGATGTTCCACTACCGCAACCATGGTGCGGCGGATGGTCGGGTGGTGGCCGGGCTGGTCGTGCCGGAAGACGAGCGACATCTGGTGCCCCAGGCGCTGGCGGAGATTGGTTATCCGTACTGGGATGAGACCAAGAACCCGGCGTACAAGCTGTTTTTGGGGTGA
- a CDS encoding SdiA-regulated domain-containing protein, whose protein sequence is MRRVSPFQSVVLTLLVLLILTASFFVAREYRVIERLWFNWYVFWQSSDAQALGLDAYEVEIEARAIDGLSDNVSALSFDPQRKTLFTVTNKDPELVELSLDGRILRRIPLTGFGDAEAVEYISPGIYVISDEHSQRLIKVHVDDDTTFLNAADAEQLTLGIDAGGNNGFEGLAYDNQGRRLFIAKERRPVQIIEVRGFPDAGTHSPNILEVTSNKQRDAGLFVRDLSSLQFDERSGHLLALSDESRQILELDTEGRPVANVSLTKGSMGLSQSVPQAEGIAMGDDGTLYVVSEPNLFYVFKKR, encoded by the coding sequence ATGCGTCGTGTGTCCCCGTTCCAGAGCGTCGTGCTCACGTTACTTGTCCTGCTGATACTGACCGCGTCGTTTTTCGTGGCGCGCGAATACCGGGTCATCGAGCGGCTCTGGTTCAACTGGTACGTGTTCTGGCAATCAAGCGATGCCCAGGCGCTGGGGCTTGACGCTTATGAAGTCGAGATTGAGGCGAGGGCCATCGACGGCTTGTCAGATAACGTTTCGGCGCTCAGCTTCGATCCGCAGCGCAAAACGCTGTTCACCGTGACCAACAAAGACCCCGAGCTGGTCGAGCTGAGTCTGGACGGGCGGATTCTCAGACGAATTCCCCTGACCGGGTTCGGGGATGCCGAAGCGGTCGAGTACATCAGCCCCGGGATCTACGTCATCAGCGACGAGCACAGTCAGCGGCTGATCAAGGTTCACGTGGATGACGACACGACTTTCCTCAATGCCGCCGATGCCGAGCAGCTGACCCTGGGCATCGACGCTGGCGGCAACAACGGCTTCGAAGGCCTGGCCTACGATAATCAGGGGCGCCGGCTGTTCATCGCGAAAGAGCGGCGGCCGGTGCAGATCATCGAAGTGCGCGGATTCCCTGACGCCGGAACTCATTCACCGAACATCCTTGAAGTGACGTCCAACAAACAGCGGGATGCGGGCCTGTTTGTGCGCGACCTTTCCAGCTTGCAGTTCGACGAGCGAAGCGGCCATCTGCTGGCGCTGTCGGATGAGTCGCGGCAGATTCTCGAGCTGGACACTGAAGGCCGGCCAGTCGCCAACGTGTCACTGACCAAGGGCAGCATGGGCCTGAGCCAAAGCGTGCCCCAGGCTGAAGGCATCGCCATGGGGGATGACGGCACGTTGTACGTCGTGAGCGAGCCGAACCTGTTTTATGTGTTCAAGAAGCGCTGA
- the lgt gene encoding prolipoprotein diacylglyceryl transferase: MLPYPQIDPVAVAIGPLQIHWYGLMYLVGIGSAWYLASRRLNRFDPTWTKEKLSDMIFWVAMGVIVGGRLGYVLFYDLPNYIANPLLIFEVWKGGMAFHGGFIGVMIATYWFGKRNGKSFFQLMDFIAPMVPIGLGAGRIGNFINAELWGKPTDLPWAMVFPTDPAQLPRHPSQLYQFALEGVALFVILYFFSRKPRPTMAVSGMFALFYGIFRFVVEFVRVPDAQLGYLAWGWVTMGQILSLPMIIGGLVLIWLAYHRAPAANNAAA, from the coding sequence ATGCTGCCTTACCCGCAGATTGACCCGGTAGCTGTGGCCATCGGTCCGCTGCAAATTCACTGGTACGGCCTGATGTATCTGGTCGGCATCGGCAGTGCCTGGTACCTGGCATCCCGTCGCCTGAATCGCTTTGACCCGACGTGGACCAAGGAAAAGCTCTCGGACATGATTTTCTGGGTCGCCATGGGCGTCATCGTCGGTGGGCGGCTCGGCTACGTGCTGTTCTACGATCTGCCCAACTACATCGCCAACCCGCTGCTGATTTTTGAAGTGTGGAAGGGCGGCATGGCGTTCCACGGCGGCTTCATCGGCGTGATGATCGCCACGTACTGGTTCGGCAAGCGCAACGGCAAGTCGTTCTTCCAGCTCATGGACTTCATCGCGCCCATGGTGCCGATTGGTCTGGGCGCCGGGCGCATCGGCAACTTCATCAACGCCGAACTGTGGGGCAAGCCGACTGATCTGCCTTGGGCCATGGTGTTCCCCACCGACCCTGCGCAGCTGCCGCGCCACCCTTCACAGCTCTACCAGTTCGCGCTGGAAGGCGTGGCCCTGTTCGTCATTCTCTATTTCTTCTCCCGCAAGCCGCGTCCGACCATGGCCGTGTCCGGCATGTTCGCGCTGTTCTACGGCATCTTCCGCTTCGTGGTGGAGTTCGTCCGCGTGCCGGACGCCCAGCTGGGTTATCTGGCCTGGGGCTGGGTCACCATGGGGCAGATCCTCAGCCTGCCGATGATCATCGGCGGCCTGGTGCTGATCTGGCTTGCCTACCACCGCGCGCCCGCTGCCAACAACGCTGCAGCGTGA
- a CDS encoding DUF2269 domain-containing protein, whose protein sequence is MEHFAALKILHVVSTVLLFICALGLIVWIVRGRRAGDATVQNRAMQRPWAFVWLLMGVCLLTLPISGWWLVHYAGWPLGQTWLLAASVLYLFGALSWAWLAVRVNRLRRPVIVGNSRFTLALAVFSVVCFVAIAGLMGAKPI, encoded by the coding sequence ATGGAACACTTTGCTGCACTGAAAATTTTGCATGTCGTCAGCACGGTGCTGCTGTTCATCTGCGCGCTGGGGCTGATCGTATGGATTGTCCGTGGACGTCGGGCCGGCGATGCGACGGTGCAGAACCGCGCCATGCAGCGGCCGTGGGCATTTGTCTGGTTGCTGATGGGTGTGTGTTTGCTGACCCTGCCGATCAGCGGCTGGTGGCTGGTGCACTACGCCGGCTGGCCGCTGGGGCAGACCTGGCTGCTGGCGGCGAGCGTGCTGTATCTCTTCGGCGCCTTGAGCTGGGCCTGGCTGGCGGTGCGGGTCAATCGCCTGCGCCGGCCGGTCATTGTCGGCAACTCCCGCTTCACACTGGCACTGGCCGTGTTCAGCGTCGTCTGTTTCGTGGCGATTGCCGGGCTGATGGGTGCCAAACCGATATAA
- a CDS encoding thymidylate synthase, giving the protein MKQYLELLQDVINNGTRKGDRTGTGTTAVFGRQIRHNLADGFPLLTTKKLHFKSIANELIWMLSGNTNTKWLNENGVTIWDEWATEDGDLGPVYGAQWTGWPTKDGGKINQIDYMVDCLKNNPNSRRILFHGWNTEYLPDEKLSPQENVKAGRQALAVCHLLYQAFVADGKLSMQLYIRSSDVFLGLPYNIAALALLTHMLAQQCDLIPHEIIVSLGDTHAYSNHEEQIATQLTRTPRQLPQLNIKRRPESIYDYRFEDFEIVGYDADPSIKAPVAV; this is encoded by the coding sequence ATGAAGCAATACCTTGAACTGCTGCAGGACGTCATCAACAACGGAACCCGCAAGGGCGACCGCACCGGGACTGGCACCACTGCCGTGTTCGGTCGGCAGATTCGCCACAACCTGGCCGATGGCTTTCCGCTGCTGACCACCAAGAAGCTGCACTTCAAGAGCATCGCCAATGAGCTGATCTGGATGCTCAGCGGCAACACCAACACCAAATGGCTGAACGAGAACGGCGTGACCATCTGGGACGAGTGGGCCACCGAAGACGGCGACCTCGGCCCGGTATACGGCGCGCAATGGACCGGCTGGCCGACCAAGGATGGCGGCAAGATCAACCAGATTGACTACATGGTCGACTGCCTGAAGAACAACCCCAACAGCCGGCGCATCCTGTTCCATGGCTGGAACACCGAATACCTGCCGGACGAGAAGCTGTCGCCGCAGGAGAACGTCAAGGCCGGGCGTCAGGCCCTCGCGGTGTGCCATCTGCTGTATCAGGCATTCGTCGCGGACGGCAAGCTGTCGATGCAGTTGTATATTCGCAGTTCCGATGTCTTCCTCGGCCTGCCGTACAACATCGCCGCGCTGGCACTGCTGACCCACATGCTGGCTCAGCAATGCGACCTGATCCCCCACGAGATCATCGTCAGCCTGGGCGACACCCACGCTTACTCCAATCATGAAGAGCAGATTGCGACGCAGCTCACGCGCACCCCGCGACAGCTGCCGCAGCTGAACATCAAGCGCCGCCCGGAGAGCATCTACGACTACCGATTCGAAGATTTCGAGATCGTGGGTTATGACGCCGATCCGAGCATTAAAGCGCCAGTGGCTGTTTAG
- a CDS encoding RNA pyrophosphohydrolase, protein MIDPDGFRPNVGIILTNDAGQVLWARRINQDAWQFPQGGINPQETPEDALYRELNEEVGLERHDVEILACTRGWLRYRLPQRLVRTHSQPLCIGQKQKWFLLRLISNEQRVRMDLTGKPEFDGWRWVSYWYPLGQVVTFKREVYRRALKELAPRLLARD, encoded by the coding sequence GTGATCGACCCCGATGGTTTTCGCCCTAATGTCGGGATAATTCTGACAAATGATGCTGGCCAGGTCTTATGGGCTCGGCGCATCAATCAAGATGCCTGGCAGTTTCCGCAGGGGGGTATCAACCCTCAGGAGACCCCGGAAGACGCGCTTTACCGTGAATTGAATGAAGAAGTCGGGCTGGAACGGCATGATGTTGAAATTCTTGCCTGCACCCGGGGTTGGTTGCGCTATCGTCTGCCGCAACGATTGGTCCGTACCCACAGCCAGCCGCTGTGCATCGGCCAGAAGCAAAAATGGTTTCTCCTGCGCCTGATCTCCAACGAGCAGCGGGTGCGGATGGATTTGACCGGCAAACCGGAGTTCGATGGCTGGCGTTGGGTCAGTTATTGGTACCCGTTGGGCCAGGTGGTGACATTCAAGCGCGAGGTATATCGCCGCGCACTCAAAGAGCTTGCCCCGCGCCTGTTGGCGCGCGACTGA
- a CDS encoding NRDE family protein, whose protein sequence is MCLIVFAWRPSHPQSLILAANRDEFYARPTLPLAQWEDAPQVYAGRDLEAGGTWLGINADGRFAALTNIREPGKPPGRRSRGELVAGFLTSDVSMDEYVREMAARSAEYGGFNLLVGDRQQLHFLNGNDTTPRRLEAGVYGVSNAGLDTPWPKLVKAKAALSEQLHTPDPEALFGFLADHEPAPDAELPSTGVGLATEKLLSSVFIASPNYGTRASTVLLVNADGSRRLIERSFGPYGGRLGEVDLQV, encoded by the coding sequence ATGTGCCTTATCGTCTTCGCCTGGCGGCCGTCGCACCCTCAATCGCTGATTCTGGCGGCCAATCGTGACGAGTTCTACGCGCGCCCTACTTTGCCGCTGGCGCAGTGGGAAGACGCGCCGCAGGTGTATGCGGGGCGCGATCTTGAGGCCGGCGGCACTTGGCTGGGCATCAATGCTGACGGACGGTTCGCGGCGCTCACCAACATCCGCGAGCCAGGCAAGCCGCCTGGCCGTCGTTCGCGGGGCGAATTGGTTGCTGGTTTTTTGACCAGTGATGTATCCATGGATGAGTATGTGCGTGAGATGGCCGCGCGATCAGCGGAGTACGGTGGGTTCAACCTGCTGGTGGGTGATCGTCAGCAGTTGCACTTCCTCAATGGGAACGACACAACACCCCGCCGCCTGGAAGCGGGCGTTTACGGTGTGTCCAACGCCGGGCTCGACACGCCGTGGCCGAAGCTGGTGAAAGCCAAAGCCGCGCTGTCGGAACAGCTGCATACGCCTGATCCCGAAGCGCTGTTTGGTTTCCTGGCCGACCACGAACCTGCGCCCGATGCCGAACTGCCGAGCACCGGTGTGGGACTGGCGACGGAGAAGCTGCTGTCGAGCGTGTTCATCGCCAGCCCCAATTACGGCACCCGGGCGAGCACGGTATTGCTGGTCAATGCTGACGGCAGCCGACGCCTGATCGAGCGCAGCTTTGGGCCGTATGGCGGGAGATTGGGTGAGGTGGACCTGCAGGTTTAA
- a CDS encoding HAD family hydrolase: MRLALFDLDNTLIGGDSDHAWGDYLCERGILDGAAYKARNDAFYQDYLAGTLNLTDYLNFSLEILGRTDMAQLDEWHREFMRDCIEPLILPKAMALIAKHREAGDKLVVITATNRFVTAPIVARLGIDTLLATECEMVDGRYTGRTTDVPCFREGKVTRLNRWIEENGFNLDDSWFYSDSMNDLPLLEQVANPVAVDADEKLRAEATRRGWPVISLRD; this comes from the coding sequence ATGCGCCTGGCCCTGTTCGACCTCGACAACACCCTTATCGGCGGCGACAGCGACCACGCCTGGGGCGATTACCTGTGCGAACGCGGCATCCTGGACGGCGCTGCCTACAAGGCCCGCAACGATGCTTTCTATCAGGACTATCTGGCCGGCACGCTGAATCTGACCGACTACCTGAATTTCAGCCTGGAGATTCTGGGCCGCACCGACATGGCGCAGCTCGACGAATGGCACCGGGAATTCATGCGCGACTGCATCGAGCCATTGATCCTGCCGAAAGCCATGGCCCTCATTGCCAAACACCGCGAAGCTGGCGACAAACTGGTGGTGATCACGGCGACCAACCGTTTCGTGACCGCGCCGATCGTGGCCCGGCTGGGCATCGACACGTTGCTGGCGACCGAGTGCGAAATGGTCGATGGCCGCTACACCGGGCGCACCACTGACGTGCCGTGCTTTCGCGAGGGCAAGGTGACCCGCCTGAATCGCTGGATCGAAGAGAACGGCTTCAACCTGGACGACAGCTGGTTCTACAGCGATTCGATGAACGATTTGCCACTGCTGGAGCAGGTGGCTAATCCGGTAGCGGTCGATGCTGATGAAAAGCTGCGCGCCGAAGCCACCCGTCGTGGCTGGCCGGTGATTTCACTGCGCGATTGA
- the rpiA gene encoding ribose-5-phosphate isomerase RpiA — MTQDQLKQAVAQAAVDFILPKLDDKSVVGVGTGSTANCFIDALALHKGAFDGAVASSDATAARLKGHGIPVYELNTVSDLEFYVDGADESDEHLNLIKGGGAALTREKIVAAVAKTFICIADASKLVPVLGAFPLPVEVIPMARSHVARELVKLGGDPVYREGVLTDNGNILLDVHNMNITNPVELEAQINNIVGVVTNGLFAARPADLLLLGTQEGVKTLKR, encoded by the coding sequence ATGACCCAGGATCAACTCAAACAGGCCGTTGCCCAGGCCGCCGTCGATTTCATCCTTCCGAAACTCGACGACAAAAGCGTCGTGGGCGTGGGCACCGGCTCTACCGCCAATTGCTTCATCGACGCGCTGGCCCTGCACAAAGGCGCGTTCGACGGCGCAGTCGCGAGCTCCGACGCAACGGCCGCACGCCTCAAGGGCCACGGCATTCCGGTGTATGAGCTGAACACGGTCAGCGATCTGGAGTTTTACGTCGACGGCGCCGACGAAAGCGACGAGCACCTGAACCTGATCAAAGGCGGCGGCGCAGCCCTGACCCGCGAGAAGATCGTGGCCGCCGTGGCCAAAACCTTCATCTGCATCGCTGACGCCAGCAAGCTGGTACCGGTGCTGGGCGCGTTTCCCCTGCCGGTCGAAGTGATCCCGATGGCCCGCAGCCACGTGGCCCGCGAACTGGTGAAGCTGGGCGGCGACCCGGTTTACCGCGAGGGCGTGCTGACGGACAACGGCAACATCCTCCTCGATGTGCACAACATGAACATCACCAACCCGGTGGAATTGGAAGCGCAGATCAATAACATCGTCGGCGTCGTCACCAACGGCCTGTTCGCCGCGCGCCCGGCGGATCTGCTGCTGCTGGGCACTCAAGAAGGCGTGAAAACCCTCAAGCGCTGA